CCGCCGCCCCTCCCGGGCCGGCCACCGAGATCGCGCGCTGGCGGATCCGCGCCGAGCAGGAGGCGCTGCTGGCCCGCGTCGGAGCGACGCAGCCGGTCTACCGCTACTCCACCGCGCTCAACGGCCTCGCGCTGCGGCTGACCGCCGCCGAGGCCCGCGACCTGGTCACCGCGCCGGGTGTCGCCCTCGTCGAGGAGGCGCAGGTCCGCCGGCTGGCCGGTCGCGACCTCGCGGACGACCCGGCCAGGCTGAGCCCCGGCGGCGCCCGCCGCGGCGGCCAGGGGGTCGTGGTCGGGCTGGTCGACACCGGGCTGGACCCCGACACCCCGCTCTTCTCGGCCACCGCGCGCGTCAGCCGTGGAGCCCGGGACCGCGCCCCCTCCTGCATGCCCGAGCCCGCGTGGGGCCCCGGCTGGTGCACCGACAAGGTCGTCGCCGGCCACTGGTTCGTCGCCGGCTTCGGCGTCGACCGACTCGCCAGCCGCGCCACGCTCGCCCCCGTCGACGACGTCGGCCACGGCACCCAGGTCGCCTCCATCGCCGCCGGCAACGCCGACGTCCCCGTCCGGGTGCGCGGCAACGAGATCGGCCGGTACGCCGGGATCGCCCCCGACGCCCAGGTGGCGGTCTACAAGGCCTGCTGGACCGCGCCCGACCCCGCCGACGACGGCTGCTCGACCGCCGACCTCGTCGCCGCGATCGACCGCGCCGTCGCCGACGGCGTCGACGTCCTCAACCTGTCCGTGGCCGGCCCGCCGACCCTCGACACCGTCGAGCTGGCCCTGCTCGGCGCCGCCGAGGCCGACGTCGTGGTCGTGGCCGCCGCCGGCGGGGACGCCGTGGGCGGCACCGCCCACTCCTCGCCCTGGGTCACGACCGTCGGGGCCGGCACCGGCACGGTCCGACGGGGCGAGGTCCGCCTCGGCGGCGGCACCCGGCTCCTCGGCGCGATGAGCTCCCCCGGCGAGCCCGTGCGTGCCCGGGTCGTCCGCGCCGCGGACGCCGCCGCCCGCGGTGCCTCCCGGGCCGCCGCCCGCCGCTGCGAGCCCGGCTCCCTGGACACCTCCGTCGTCGCCGAGCGGGTCGTGCTGTGCGAGCGCGGAGGTGTCGGTCGCGTCGACAAGTCCCAGACCGTCGCCGAGGCCGACGGCGTCGGCATGGTCCTGGTCAACACCGGCGCCGGCGACCTCTCCGCCGACCTGCACGCGGTGCCCACCGTCCACCTGGGAGCCGACGACGGTCGTCGCCTGATGTCGTGGGCCGCGAGCCACCCGCGCGGCCGGGTGATCCTCTCGGCCCGCCCCGTGACCCGCGCGGTCCCCCGCGTGCTGGAGTGGTCCAGCACGGGCAGCCCGGCAGCGGCGTACCCCAAGCCGGACGTGGTCGCCCCCGGCGACGGCGTCCTCGGGGCGGTGCCCGGCGGCCAGGGCTGGCAGTTCCTCGGGGGCACCTCCGCCGCGGCGGCCTGGGTGAGCGGCACCGCCGCACGGCTGCGCGCCGAGCGCGGCTGGAGCGCCGCGGCCACCCGCAGCGCCATGGTCACCACTGCCGAGCCGCTGCCGGCCGGCGTGCTGGACGCCGGCGCCGGACGCGTCCGCGTGCAGGCCGTCGACTCCCCCGGGCTGGTGCTGGGGGTAGACCCGACCGACTACCGCGACTGGCTCGACGGCGAGCGACTGGGCCTGAACACCCCCGCTCTCGTGGTGCGCGGGGAGGGCACGCTGACCCGCACGGTCACCAACGTCGGACGGCGGGCCCGCTACTTCTCCACCTCCGCCGTCGGCTTCGACCGGCACGACGTGAGCGTCACCCCGGCCGCCGTGCGGCTGGGCCCCGGGGAGAGCGCCCGGATCACCGTCCGCGTCACCCGTGGCGAGGGCACCCAGGAGGACGGCGCGGTGCTGCTGCGGGGCGGGGCCGGCACCCGCACCCGGCTGCCGCTGCTGGTCACTCGCTGACGGTACGGACCGGCGGCAGGTGGGTGGGGTGCGGAGACGCTCCCGCCAGAGCCCACCCCCGGCGGAGGGGAACCACCCCTTCCGCTCCTTCGTCGCTCCAGGGGGGCCAGGCCCATCCACCCTCCGCCGGGGGTGGGCTCCGTCGTCCGCGTCACCGCACCCCGCGCGTCTCCCGCCGCCGGTCCGGTCTCACCTCGAGGTGGTCGGCCGAGCGCGGGTGCCCCGGGTGGGTCGGGTCAGGGGATGACCGGGAGCGGCTCCGGCTCGGCCTCGGCCTGGGCGACCAGCGCCGCCAGGGCGGTGGGGGCGTCCGCGGTGACCATGGCGCCCACGCCGTCGGCACCGGGGCCGGTGACCTCGGTGGTGACCGTGACCAGCGACCCGCCGTCGGTCGCCTCGACGACGTGGTCGACGCGGATCTCGAGCTCGCCCATCCGCAGCACGTCGAGGTAGCGCTCGTCGGGGTGGACGACCTCGAGCTCGAAGGGCATCTCGAAGCCGCCCGCCATCACCATGTGCCCGGTGGTGCCGACCCGGAAGGGCCCGTCCAGGACCACCTTCTCCACGGGCGGGTCCCAGGTGGGCCAGGTCGCGGTGTTGCTCCACAGGGCCCAGATGCGCTCGGGGGACGCAGTGGTCTGGAGGGTCTCGACGTGGCGGAAGGCGGGAGCAGCGTCCATGGCGCGCGAACCTATGCGTTCGGCCGCCTCCGCGCCAGGGGTCTCACCCGAGCGGGCACACCCGGGCGGAGGCACTGCCGCCTCCGACGTACGACGGAGCCCCGCCGACCCGGGGGTCGACGGGGCTCCGCGTGGTGCTGGGCCGCGGGCGGCTCAGCGTGGATCGGACCTCAGGAGGAGGTGCCGACCTTGATGACCATGACGCCGTTCTTCTTGACCTTCTTGACCGTGATGGTCGTGCCGGTCTTCGGGACGTCGACCGAGCTCCAGCCCTGCTGGTAGCGACCCGGGTGGGAGTCGGTGCCGTGCTCGTCGCCGGCGTACCACCAGTCGAGGGTGTCGTCGAAGGTGCTGACCGGTCGGATCTTCGGCAGCTCGAAGGGGTCCCCCAGCCAGTCGATCTCCTGGCTCTTCTTGCGGTCCAGGCCGAACGCGGCGTCGAAGGAGGACGTGCGGGGCCGGGCGAGGTTGCCGTCCGGGGTGTGCACGAACTCCGGGTGCGCGTCGACGGGCAGGATCAGGCCGCCACCGGGGTGGTCCCCGACGTTGTTGTCGTCGTAGGAGGTGTCCCAGTAGCTGATGAGCGCGCCCGCACCCTGCTGGTAGAAGTCGACCCGGTCGGGCTCCTCGGCGATGTTGCCGAAGTGGTAGACGTGCTTGAGGAGCCGGTCGCGACCGACGTACTGCCGGTTGTCGACGATGTAGGCGTTGACGTGCTCGGAGACCATCGTGCCGGTCGTGGTGGTGAAGCCGTCGAGGCTCCAGCCGTCCGCGCCGCCCTCGGCGGAGCCGATGGGGGTGCCGTCCAGGGCGACCTCGTCGACCTGGAAGCCGGGCAGCGAGACCGCGGCGTCGGTGAGGTAGCGGAAGCGGATGCCCACGGCCTCGGCCGGGACGGTGGCGGTGAGGTCGACCCAGCCGCCACTGCTGCCGGAGATACCGGTCTGGTCGGGGTTGGCCCCACCCTCGTCGGCGCCCTCGTAGGACCGGTCGGTCGGGACGTTCTCCCAGGTCTGGCCGTCGGTGGTGGCCTGGAGGAAGGCGTAGTCCCAGCCGTCCTCGATGCTCCACCGGGCCTTGGCG
This genomic window from Nocardioides marinus contains:
- a CDS encoding S8 family serine peptidase encodes the protein MSTSRSRHRRLRAALTAASMGLATAVASLALPVALTAPQASAAGATELYLVTMDGPGLAAAPPGPATEIARWRIRAEQEALLARVGATQPVYRYSTALNGLALRLTAAEARDLVTAPGVALVEEAQVRRLAGRDLADDPARLSPGGARRGGQGVVVGLVDTGLDPDTPLFSATARVSRGARDRAPSCMPEPAWGPGWCTDKVVAGHWFVAGFGVDRLASRATLAPVDDVGHGTQVASIAAGNADVPVRVRGNEIGRYAGIAPDAQVAVYKACWTAPDPADDGCSTADLVAAIDRAVADGVDVLNLSVAGPPTLDTVELALLGAAEADVVVVAAAGGDAVGGTAHSSPWVTTVGAGTGTVRRGEVRLGGGTRLLGAMSSPGEPVRARVVRAADAAARGASRAAARRCEPGSLDTSVVAERVVLCERGGVGRVDKSQTVAEADGVGMVLVNTGAGDLSADLHAVPTVHLGADDGRRLMSWAASHPRGRVILSARPVTRAVPRVLEWSSTGSPAAAYPKPDVVAPGDGVLGAVPGGQGWQFLGGTSAAAAWVSGTAARLRAERGWSAAATRSAMVTTAEPLPAGVLDAGAGRVRVQAVDSPGLVLGVDPTDYRDWLDGERLGLNTPALVVRGEGTLTRTVTNVGRRARYFSTSAVGFDRHDVSVTPAAVRLGPGESARITVRVTRGEGTQEDGAVLLRGGAGTRTRLPLLVTR
- a CDS encoding SRPBCC family protein, whose protein sequence is MDAAPAFRHVETLQTTASPERIWALWSNTATWPTWDPPVEKVVLDGPFRVGTTGHMVMAGGFEMPFELEVVHPDERYLDVLRMGELEIRVDHVVEATDGGSLVTVTTEVTGPGADGVGAMVTADAPTALAALVAQAEAEPEPLPVIP